Proteins from a single region of Parambassis ranga chromosome 16, fParRan2.1, whole genome shotgun sequence:
- the calhm6 gene encoding calcium homeostasis modulator protein 6 gives MDKFKTVLSLVNKQTSFGLLALLTAGGEQIFSTVVFKCPCNGLNFLYGMVFLLVPALALLLLGYILSKKTWKLLTGLCQRRDKLCHRRRLLSACVILFQISSTALVAPSSWIAVALLSGNYYECAITGTNVTAFNEHLCKNKEQESNCVKELYRFPCGRGNGVPQAVREEVLLTLRAQSQILGWLLIGSIILSNLLLTCVARCTSPISYLQLKFWRAYTQEESDLIESYTAKHAKQLAERNLSSFFNEAPPEDITTPTKQAWEKISSLYKFSTKDNYYSTLHRYVNETTRMASIKSSEQGEPTPAALHFVDDGRAFM, from the exons ATGGACAAGTTTAAGACGGTTTTGAGCCTTGTCAACAAACAGACCAGCTTCGGGCTCCTCGCCCtgctgacagcaggaggagagcagatCTTCTCCACTGTGGTTTTCAAGTGTCCCTGCAATGGGCTCAACTTTCTGTACGGCATGGTGTTCCTGTTGGTTCCGGccctggctctgctgctgctgggttaCATCCTGTCTAAGAAGACCTGGAAGCTGCTGACGGGTCTGTGTCAGCGCAGAGACAAGCTGTGTCACCGCAGGAGGCTGCTTTCTGCCTGCGTGATCCTCTTCCAGATCAGCAGCACCGCTCTGGTTGCTCCGTCCAGTTGGATTGCCGTGGCTCTGCTCAGCGGGAACTACTATGAGTGTGCCATAACAGGAACGAATGTGACCGCTTTCAACGAGCATCTGTGTAAAAATAAGGAGCAGGAGAGCAACTGTGTGAAGGAGCTGTACCGCTTCCCCTGTGGGAGAGGCAACGGCGTGCCACAGGCTGTCAGAGAGGAAGTCCTACTCACCCTCAGAGCACAGTCTCAG ATTCTTGGTTGGCTGCTCATCGGCTCCATCATCTTATCCAACCTGCTGCTGACCTGTGTGGCCCGGTGCACCTCCCCCATCAGCTATCTGCAGCTCAAGTTCTGGAGGGCGTACACGCAGGAGGAGAGCGACCTGATAGAATCATACACCGCTAAACACGCCAAGCAGCTCGCCGAGAGGAACCTGAGCAGCTTCTTCAACGAGGCGCCGCCTGAAGACATCACCACGCCTACCAAGCAGGCCTGGGAGAAGATCTCCTCTCTCTACAAGTTCAGCACCAAAGACAACTACTACAGCACTTTGCACCGCTACGTGAACGAGACGACGAGGATGGCATCGATCAAATCCAGCGAGCAAGGCGAACCCACCCCTGCTGCTCTTCATTTTGTAGATGATGGCAGGGCGTTCATGTGA
- the rwdd1 gene encoding RWD domain-containing protein 1: MTDYAEEQRNELEAIESIYPDSFTVLSENPTSFTITVTSDAGEHGETVETTLKFTYVEKYPDEPPLWEIMSQENLEDSDADNILTLLQQQADENLGMVMIFTLVTAVQERLNEIVDEMKNRQEEERRRKEKEAEEAEKVAFQGTVVTIENFLSWKAKFELEMAELRRKRQKEEEQAGKPKLTGKQLFERDHNLDTSDIQFLEDAGNSIEVDESLFQDMEDLDLDEDDPDFDPLDMGSDED, translated from the exons ATGACAGATTACGCAGAGGAGCAGCGGAATGAGCTGGAAGCCATAGAGTCCATCTACCCGGACTCTTTCACAG tgctcTCAGAGAATCCCACCAGCTTCACCATCACTGTAACATCAGATGCAGGAGAACATGGAGAAA CCGTTGAAACCACATTAAAGTTCACGTATGTTGAGAAGTACCCGGATGAGCCCCCACTGTGGGAGATCATGTCCCAGGAGAACCTGGAGGACAGCGACGCAGACAACATCCTCACtttactgcagcagcag GCAGACGAAAACTTGGGCATGGTGATGATTTTCACCCTGGTGACTGCCGTCCAGGAGAGACTCAATGAGATCGTGGATGAGATGAAGAACaggcaggaagaggagagacggcgaaaagagaaagaggcagaggaggcagagaag gtggcTTTCCAGGGCACAGTTGTAACCATCGAAAACTTCCTGTCATGGAAAGCTAAGTTTGAGCTGGAGATGGCCgagctgaggaggaaaaggcagaaagaagaggagcaggCAGGAAAACCTAAACTCACTG GTAAACAGCTGTTTGAGAGAGACCACAACTTGGACACATCCGACATTCAGTTCCTTGAAGACG CTGGAAACAGCATTGAAGTGGATGAGTCCCTGTTCCAGGACATGGAGGACTTGGATTTAGACGAGGACGACCCAGACTTTGACCCTTTAGACATGGGCAGTGATGAGGACTAA
- the cnot10 gene encoding CCR4-NOT transcription complex subunit 10 isoform X1 has product MAENTEQTEAKHDRSSSPGMTDQEKEMAASAYEAFSAGKYDESLKHLEALQELNKEDYKIAMNKAVVEFYKSGQSTTGTLKQTLMSMKNQVHTTTEDVDGLDDVENSLLYYNQAIIHYHMRQYAEAISIGEKLYQFLEPFEEKFAQAVCFLLVDLYLLTFQPEKALHLLTVLEKLSVQGSNKNGKGENNNKEGANQRAEFAAMIEAAKSKIHQYKVRAYIQMKSSKACKREIKSVMNTAGNSAPSLFLKSNFEYLRGNYRKAVKLLNSSNIAEHPGPIKTGECVRCMFWNNLGCIHFAMGKHNLGIFYFKKALQENDHTCAQLGDGCNGQSKKFTGIPMCALLANKRYELLYNCGIQLLHIGRPLAAFECLMEAVQVYHSNPRLWLRLAECCISANKGGSEQESKGLPCKKGIVQSVVGQGYHRKIVLASQSAQNTIYSEGQSAAIPVASMEFAAICLRNALLLLPEHQQQDAKTENGSKNSSQSGSTESGSENSDACSGKGQEADKFLSAAPSSPLRKQEVENLRCSILACSAYVALALGDNLMALNHAEKLLHQSKVSGSLKFLGHLYAAEALISLDRISDAIAHLNPENVTDVSVGVQTSEQDQGSDKGDEPVESSGKQTPLCYPSSLTSARAMMLFNLGSAYCLRSEYDKARKCLHQAASMVNSKEIPPEAILLGVYLELQNGNTQLALQIIKRNQLLPTVVQRVSPDSRKKTIQPLQPIQLPSSFTQVQRK; this is encoded by the exons atggcagaaaacacAG AACAAACTGAGGCAAAGCACGACAGGTCGTCATCTCCTGGGATGACTGACCAGGAGAAAGAAATGGCGGCCAGCGCTTATGAAGCATTTTCG GCTGGGAAGTATGATGAGTCTCTGAAACACCTGGAAGCCCTGCAGGAGCTCAACAAAGAGGACTACAAGATCGCCATGAATAAAGCTGTGGTGGAGTTTTACAAAAGCGGTCAGAGCACCACGGGGACGCTGAAGCAGACCCTGATGTCAATGAAGAACCAG GTTCACACGACAACAGAGGATGTGGATGGATTAGATGATGTTGAAAATAGTCTGTTGTACTATAATCAAGCCATCATCCACTATCACATGCGGCAGTACGCCGAGGCCATCTCCATTGGAGAGAAGCTCTACCAGTTTCTGGAGCCGTTTG AAGAGAAGTTTGCTCAGGCGGTGTGCTTCTTGCTGGTGGACCTCTACCTGCTCACCTTCCAGCCGGAGAAAGCCCTCCACCTGCTGACGGTGCTGGAAAAACTCTCTGTGCAAGGCAGCAATAAGAACGGCAAAGGAGAG AATAATAACAAAGAAGGAGCAAACCAGAGGGCAGAATTCGCAGCCATGATCGAAGCAGCCAAGTCAAAAATTCACCAG TATAAAGTCAGAGCCTACATCCAGATGAAATCCTCCAAAGCCTGTAAGAGGGAGATCAAATCAGTTATGAATACAGCTGGGAAC TCTGCACCGTCACTCTTCCTGAAGAGTAATTTTGAGTATCTGAGAGGAAACTACCGGAAAGCAGTGAAGCTTTTAAACAGCTCTAACATCGCAGAGCATCCCGGACCCATCAAGACAG GTGAATGTGTTCGGTGTATGTTCTGGAACAATCTGGGCTGCATTCACTTTGCAATGGGGAAACATAATCTGGGCATTTTCTACTTCAAGAAGGCTCTGCAAGAGAACGACCACACCTGCGCACAGCTGGGAGACGGCTGCAACGGGCAAT CCAAAAAGTTCACAGGCATCCCCATGTGTGCTTTACTAGCCAACAAGCGTTATGAGTTGTTGTATAACTGTGgcatccagctgctgcacatcgGCAGGCCTCTGGCAGCGTTCGAGTGTCTGATGGAGGCGGTGCAGGTTTACCACTCCAACCCACGGCTGTGGCTGCGGCTGGCAGAGTGCTGCATCTCGGCTAACAAAGGG GGGTCGGAGCAGGAAAGTAAAGGTTTGCCGTGTAAGAAAGGTATAGTTCAGTCTGTGGTTGGGCAGGGCTATCATCGCAAGATCGTCCTGGCATCGCAGTCTGCACAGAACACCATCTACAG TGAGGGCCAATCAGCAGCTATCCCAGTAGCCAGTATGGAGTTTGCGGCGATCTGCTTGAGGaacgcgctgctgctgctgcctgaacaCCAGCAGCAGGACGCCAAGACAGAGAACGGCTCCAAGAactccagccaatcaggaagCACAGAGAGCGGCAGCGAGAACAGTGACGCCTGCAG tgggaAAGGTCAGGAGGCTGACAAGTTTTTATCTGCAGCGCCGTCATCTCCTctcaggaaacaggaagtcgaaAATCTCCG GTGTTCCATCCTGGCTTGCAGTGCCTATGTTGCATTGGCGCTGGGAGACAACCTGATGGCTCTAAACCACGCTGAGAAACTCCTCCATCAAAGCAAGGTGTCCGGATCCCTGAA GTTCCTGGGTCACCTCTATGCTGCTGAAGCCCTCATCTCATTGGACAGGATCTCTGATGCCATCGCTCACCTCAACCCAGAGAATGTGACCGACGTGTCAGTGGGAGTGCAGACCAGTGAGCAGGACCAAG GTTCTGACAAAGGGGACGAGCCTGTCGAGTCCT cagggaAGCAGACTCCTCTGTGTTACCCCAGCAGTCTGACCTCAGCTCGGGCCATGATGCTCTTTAACCTGGGGAGTGCCTACTGCTTGAGGAGCGAGTACGACAAGGCTCGGAAGTGTCTGCAtcag GCTGCATCGATGGTGAACAGCAAGGAGATTCCACCTGAAGCCATCCTGCTGGGGGTCTATCTAGAGCTACAGAACG ggaACACGCAGCTGGCCCTGCAGATCATCAAACGGAACCAGCTGCTGCCCACCGTGGTCCAAAGGGTTTCCCCAGATTCACGCAAGAAAACCATCCAGCCCCTGCAGCCCATCCAGCTGCCCTCATCCTTCACACAAGTTCAGCGTAAATGA
- the cnot10 gene encoding CCR4-NOT transcription complex subunit 10 isoform X3 — translation MAENTEQTEAKHDRSSSPGMTDQEKEMAASAYEAFSAGKYDESLKHLEALQELNKEDYKIAMNKAVVEFYKSGQSTTGTLKQTLMSMKNQVHTTTEDVDGLDDVENSLLYYNQAIIHYHMRQYAEAISIGEKLYQFLEPFEEKFAQAVCFLLVDLYLLTFQPEKALHLLTVLEKLSVQGSNKNGKGENNNKEGANQRAEFAAMIEAAKSKIHQYKVRAYIQMKSSKACKREIKSVMNTAGNSAPSLFLKSNFEYLRGNYRKAVKLLNSSNIAEHPGPIKTGECVRCMFWNNLGCIHFAMGKHNLGIFYFKKALQENDHTCAQLGDGCNGQSKKFTGIPMCALLANKRYELLYNCGIQLLHIGRPLAAFECLMEAVQVYHSNPRLWLRLAECCISANKGGSEQESKGLPCKKGIVQSVVGQGYHRKIVLASQSAQNTIYSEGQSAAIPVASMEFAAICLRNALLLLPEHQQQDAKTENGSKNSSQSGSTESGSENSDACSGKGQEADKFLSAAPSSPLRKQEVENLRCSILACSAYVALALGDNLMALNHAEKLLHQSKVSGSLKFLGHLYAAEALISLDRISDAIAHLNPENVTDVSVGVQTSEQDQGSDKGDEPVESWKQTPLCYPSSLTSARAMMLFNLGSAYCLRSEYDKARKCLHQAASMVNSKEIPPEAILLGVYLELQNGNTQLALQIIKRNQLLPTVVQRVSPDSRKKTIQPLQPIQLPSSFTQVQRK, via the exons atggcagaaaacacAG AACAAACTGAGGCAAAGCACGACAGGTCGTCATCTCCTGGGATGACTGACCAGGAGAAAGAAATGGCGGCCAGCGCTTATGAAGCATTTTCG GCTGGGAAGTATGATGAGTCTCTGAAACACCTGGAAGCCCTGCAGGAGCTCAACAAAGAGGACTACAAGATCGCCATGAATAAAGCTGTGGTGGAGTTTTACAAAAGCGGTCAGAGCACCACGGGGACGCTGAAGCAGACCCTGATGTCAATGAAGAACCAG GTTCACACGACAACAGAGGATGTGGATGGATTAGATGATGTTGAAAATAGTCTGTTGTACTATAATCAAGCCATCATCCACTATCACATGCGGCAGTACGCCGAGGCCATCTCCATTGGAGAGAAGCTCTACCAGTTTCTGGAGCCGTTTG AAGAGAAGTTTGCTCAGGCGGTGTGCTTCTTGCTGGTGGACCTCTACCTGCTCACCTTCCAGCCGGAGAAAGCCCTCCACCTGCTGACGGTGCTGGAAAAACTCTCTGTGCAAGGCAGCAATAAGAACGGCAAAGGAGAG AATAATAACAAAGAAGGAGCAAACCAGAGGGCAGAATTCGCAGCCATGATCGAAGCAGCCAAGTCAAAAATTCACCAG TATAAAGTCAGAGCCTACATCCAGATGAAATCCTCCAAAGCCTGTAAGAGGGAGATCAAATCAGTTATGAATACAGCTGGGAAC TCTGCACCGTCACTCTTCCTGAAGAGTAATTTTGAGTATCTGAGAGGAAACTACCGGAAAGCAGTGAAGCTTTTAAACAGCTCTAACATCGCAGAGCATCCCGGACCCATCAAGACAG GTGAATGTGTTCGGTGTATGTTCTGGAACAATCTGGGCTGCATTCACTTTGCAATGGGGAAACATAATCTGGGCATTTTCTACTTCAAGAAGGCTCTGCAAGAGAACGACCACACCTGCGCACAGCTGGGAGACGGCTGCAACGGGCAAT CCAAAAAGTTCACAGGCATCCCCATGTGTGCTTTACTAGCCAACAAGCGTTATGAGTTGTTGTATAACTGTGgcatccagctgctgcacatcgGCAGGCCTCTGGCAGCGTTCGAGTGTCTGATGGAGGCGGTGCAGGTTTACCACTCCAACCCACGGCTGTGGCTGCGGCTGGCAGAGTGCTGCATCTCGGCTAACAAAGGG GGGTCGGAGCAGGAAAGTAAAGGTTTGCCGTGTAAGAAAGGTATAGTTCAGTCTGTGGTTGGGCAGGGCTATCATCGCAAGATCGTCCTGGCATCGCAGTCTGCACAGAACACCATCTACAG TGAGGGCCAATCAGCAGCTATCCCAGTAGCCAGTATGGAGTTTGCGGCGATCTGCTTGAGGaacgcgctgctgctgctgcctgaacaCCAGCAGCAGGACGCCAAGACAGAGAACGGCTCCAAGAactccagccaatcaggaagCACAGAGAGCGGCAGCGAGAACAGTGACGCCTGCAG tgggaAAGGTCAGGAGGCTGACAAGTTTTTATCTGCAGCGCCGTCATCTCCTctcaggaaacaggaagtcgaaAATCTCCG GTGTTCCATCCTGGCTTGCAGTGCCTATGTTGCATTGGCGCTGGGAGACAACCTGATGGCTCTAAACCACGCTGAGAAACTCCTCCATCAAAGCAAGGTGTCCGGATCCCTGAA GTTCCTGGGTCACCTCTATGCTGCTGAAGCCCTCATCTCATTGGACAGGATCTCTGATGCCATCGCTCACCTCAACCCAGAGAATGTGACCGACGTGTCAGTGGGAGTGCAGACCAGTGAGCAGGACCAAG GTTCTGACAAAGGGGACGAGCCTGTCGAGTCCT ggaAGCAGACTCCTCTGTGTTACCCCAGCAGTCTGACCTCAGCTCGGGCCATGATGCTCTTTAACCTGGGGAGTGCCTACTGCTTGAGGAGCGAGTACGACAAGGCTCGGAAGTGTCTGCAtcag GCTGCATCGATGGTGAACAGCAAGGAGATTCCACCTGAAGCCATCCTGCTGGGGGTCTATCTAGAGCTACAGAACG ggaACACGCAGCTGGCCCTGCAGATCATCAAACGGAACCAGCTGCTGCCCACCGTGGTCCAAAGGGTTTCCCCAGATTCACGCAAGAAAACCATCCAGCCCCTGCAGCCCATCCAGCTGCCCTCATCCTTCACACAAGTTCAGCGTAAATGA
- the LOC114448719 gene encoding calcium homeostasis modulator protein 5 codes for MDTFQTVLRFFMNQKATIGYSFMALLTIGGERIFTMVSFQCPCNHNQNFAYGLTFLLGPAAVLLVLGLFFSTRLWKLYTGCCLNPMKLCPRGNCVGCVRVFLSIFSGACVAPIMWLSVALLNGTFYECAISGLDDNFVVDLFCKNKTLTCREELARVPCDRSKLSNEERMELLLMFRAQSQILGWCIIITAATVGLLGTCYRNCRSKVSYLQLTFWKRYVEKENERFDAFAVDYATKLAERNLQSFFDNKHPDPFPFPNHKAWEEISAYYSFSRSEQYYSTLQRYVERADRDFTPETRPVMDPKHTVEMT; via the exons ATGGATACTTTTCAGACCGTCCTGCGTTTCTTCATGAACCAGAAAGCCACCATTGGCTACAGTTTCATGGCTCTCCTGACCATAGGCGGGGAGCGGATTTTCACCATGGTCTCCTTTCAGTGTCCCTGCAACCACAACCAGAACTTTGCATACGGGCTGACTTTCCTGCTGGGACCGGCTGCGGTGCTCCTCGTCTTAGGCCTGTTCTTCAGCACCCGGCTGTGGAAGCTCTACACGGGCTGCTGCCTCAATCCCATGAAGCTTTGCCCTCGGGGGAACTGCGTCGGCTGTGTCAGAGTGTTCTTGAGCATTTTCAGCGGGGCCTGTGTGGCCCCCATCATGTGGCTGTCTGTGGCCCTGCTCAATGGGACCTTTTATGAGTGTGCCATCAGCGGTCTTGATGATAACTTCGTGGTGGATCtgttctgtaaaaacaaaaccttgACGTGCCGGGAGGAGCTGGCCCGGGTCCCCTGTGACCGCTCCAAACTGTCAAACGAAGAGCGCATGGAGCTGCTGCTAATGTTCAGAGCACAGTCACAG atcctCGGGTGGTGCATCATCATTACAGCTGCCACTGTAGGCCTTCTGGGTACCTGCTACAGAAACTGTCGCTCCAAAGTCAGCTACCTGCAGCTCACGTTTTGGAAGCGTTATGTGGAGAAAGAGAACGAGCGCTTTGACGCCTTCGCTGTGGACTACGCCACCAAGCTGGCCGAGAGAAACCTGCAGAGCTTCTTCGACAACAAGCACCCCGACCCGTTCCCGTTCCCCAACCACAAGGCCTGGGAGGAGATCTCTGCATACTACAGCTTTTCAAGGAGCGAGCAGTATTACAGCACCCTGCAGAGATACGTGGAACGGGCTGACAGGGACTTCACACCAGAAACGAGACCCGTCATGGACCCGAAGCACACCGTAGAGATGACCTAA
- the cnot10 gene encoding CCR4-NOT transcription complex subunit 10 isoform X2, with the protein MAENTEQTEAKHDRSSSPGMTDQEKEMAASAYEAFSAGKYDESLKHLEALQELNKEDYKIAMNKAVVEFYKSGQSTTGTLKQTLMSMKNQVHTTTEDVDGLDDVENSLLYYNQAIIHYHMRQYAEAISIGEKLYQFLEPFEKFAQAVCFLLVDLYLLTFQPEKALHLLTVLEKLSVQGSNKNGKGENNNKEGANQRAEFAAMIEAAKSKIHQYKVRAYIQMKSSKACKREIKSVMNTAGNSAPSLFLKSNFEYLRGNYRKAVKLLNSSNIAEHPGPIKTGECVRCMFWNNLGCIHFAMGKHNLGIFYFKKALQENDHTCAQLGDGCNGQSKKFTGIPMCALLANKRYELLYNCGIQLLHIGRPLAAFECLMEAVQVYHSNPRLWLRLAECCISANKGGSEQESKGLPCKKGIVQSVVGQGYHRKIVLASQSAQNTIYSEGQSAAIPVASMEFAAICLRNALLLLPEHQQQDAKTENGSKNSSQSGSTESGSENSDACSGKGQEADKFLSAAPSSPLRKQEVENLRCSILACSAYVALALGDNLMALNHAEKLLHQSKVSGSLKFLGHLYAAEALISLDRISDAIAHLNPENVTDVSVGVQTSEQDQGSDKGDEPVESSGKQTPLCYPSSLTSARAMMLFNLGSAYCLRSEYDKARKCLHQAASMVNSKEIPPEAILLGVYLELQNGNTQLALQIIKRNQLLPTVVQRVSPDSRKKTIQPLQPIQLPSSFTQVQRK; encoded by the exons atggcagaaaacacAG AACAAACTGAGGCAAAGCACGACAGGTCGTCATCTCCTGGGATGACTGACCAGGAGAAAGAAATGGCGGCCAGCGCTTATGAAGCATTTTCG GCTGGGAAGTATGATGAGTCTCTGAAACACCTGGAAGCCCTGCAGGAGCTCAACAAAGAGGACTACAAGATCGCCATGAATAAAGCTGTGGTGGAGTTTTACAAAAGCGGTCAGAGCACCACGGGGACGCTGAAGCAGACCCTGATGTCAATGAAGAACCAG GTTCACACGACAACAGAGGATGTGGATGGATTAGATGATGTTGAAAATAGTCTGTTGTACTATAATCAAGCCATCATCCACTATCACATGCGGCAGTACGCCGAGGCCATCTCCATTGGAGAGAAGCTCTACCAGTTTCTGGAGCCGTTTG AGAAGTTTGCTCAGGCGGTGTGCTTCTTGCTGGTGGACCTCTACCTGCTCACCTTCCAGCCGGAGAAAGCCCTCCACCTGCTGACGGTGCTGGAAAAACTCTCTGTGCAAGGCAGCAATAAGAACGGCAAAGGAGAG AATAATAACAAAGAAGGAGCAAACCAGAGGGCAGAATTCGCAGCCATGATCGAAGCAGCCAAGTCAAAAATTCACCAG TATAAAGTCAGAGCCTACATCCAGATGAAATCCTCCAAAGCCTGTAAGAGGGAGATCAAATCAGTTATGAATACAGCTGGGAAC TCTGCACCGTCACTCTTCCTGAAGAGTAATTTTGAGTATCTGAGAGGAAACTACCGGAAAGCAGTGAAGCTTTTAAACAGCTCTAACATCGCAGAGCATCCCGGACCCATCAAGACAG GTGAATGTGTTCGGTGTATGTTCTGGAACAATCTGGGCTGCATTCACTTTGCAATGGGGAAACATAATCTGGGCATTTTCTACTTCAAGAAGGCTCTGCAAGAGAACGACCACACCTGCGCACAGCTGGGAGACGGCTGCAACGGGCAAT CCAAAAAGTTCACAGGCATCCCCATGTGTGCTTTACTAGCCAACAAGCGTTATGAGTTGTTGTATAACTGTGgcatccagctgctgcacatcgGCAGGCCTCTGGCAGCGTTCGAGTGTCTGATGGAGGCGGTGCAGGTTTACCACTCCAACCCACGGCTGTGGCTGCGGCTGGCAGAGTGCTGCATCTCGGCTAACAAAGGG GGGTCGGAGCAGGAAAGTAAAGGTTTGCCGTGTAAGAAAGGTATAGTTCAGTCTGTGGTTGGGCAGGGCTATCATCGCAAGATCGTCCTGGCATCGCAGTCTGCACAGAACACCATCTACAG TGAGGGCCAATCAGCAGCTATCCCAGTAGCCAGTATGGAGTTTGCGGCGATCTGCTTGAGGaacgcgctgctgctgctgcctgaacaCCAGCAGCAGGACGCCAAGACAGAGAACGGCTCCAAGAactccagccaatcaggaagCACAGAGAGCGGCAGCGAGAACAGTGACGCCTGCAG tgggaAAGGTCAGGAGGCTGACAAGTTTTTATCTGCAGCGCCGTCATCTCCTctcaggaaacaggaagtcgaaAATCTCCG GTGTTCCATCCTGGCTTGCAGTGCCTATGTTGCATTGGCGCTGGGAGACAACCTGATGGCTCTAAACCACGCTGAGAAACTCCTCCATCAAAGCAAGGTGTCCGGATCCCTGAA GTTCCTGGGTCACCTCTATGCTGCTGAAGCCCTCATCTCATTGGACAGGATCTCTGATGCCATCGCTCACCTCAACCCAGAGAATGTGACCGACGTGTCAGTGGGAGTGCAGACCAGTGAGCAGGACCAAG GTTCTGACAAAGGGGACGAGCCTGTCGAGTCCT cagggaAGCAGACTCCTCTGTGTTACCCCAGCAGTCTGACCTCAGCTCGGGCCATGATGCTCTTTAACCTGGGGAGTGCCTACTGCTTGAGGAGCGAGTACGACAAGGCTCGGAAGTGTCTGCAtcag GCTGCATCGATGGTGAACAGCAAGGAGATTCCACCTGAAGCCATCCTGCTGGGGGTCTATCTAGAGCTACAGAACG ggaACACGCAGCTGGCCCTGCAGATCATCAAACGGAACCAGCTGCTGCCCACCGTGGTCCAAAGGGTTTCCCCAGATTCACGCAAGAAAACCATCCAGCCCCTGCAGCCCATCCAGCTGCCCTCATCCTTCACACAAGTTCAGCGTAAATGA